The following are encoded in a window of Castanea sativa cultivar Marrone di Chiusa Pesio chromosome 5, ASM4071231v1 genomic DNA:
- the LOC142633531 gene encoding uncharacterized protein LOC142633531 isoform X1, with the protein MASTGEKRVVFKDHESNEKLYEALLKEDTKAVLKLCADMEDHALHILTIHKDTVLHKAAYSKQADLVLSLLKDLPSCHDNKLGCKNRSGNTILRKAATLDHGSSVKVAEEMIKKGQELLRTCNELGETPLFRAARYGKTEIFNFLADESLNYGEKDMQQFVQRNDKTTILHIAILSQHFGLALEIATHERFRYLVGERDEDGMTALQLLSCNPKAFEPVRRRGFLKRISIKMCCSSAESNDISKEKLSHESALELAKLLVKEDTSWEITSSGIDTSKPRLHKYGSTDVSTTNENVGNPEQLPSSISLQQVLELGGITPLFLATKSGCIEIVREILEIYPQAVEHIDNEGRTILHVAIKYRQLEVFKLVMTMEVAMRWLVRRLDNDGNSILHMVGIKRDDYVSEKLRGPALELQEELLWFERVKSVTKAHFVDHRNKKKLTAEGLFAKNNTQLRNGARDWLKHTAAGCSIVAVLIATVAFAAAYTIPGGPNQNTGVPVLLNQSFFVVFTATDVLSLTCALTSVVIFLSILTAPFRLEDFKHSLPNKLMLGFTFLFLSVSMMMVSFSATIILMIRSKERWTKILLYSLSFLPVGIFALAYFPLYLSLSKTYKYLLKKIMEAFPCRTMSTDTYFFYSNRKAEIRSSSIRLQGGSNNNSCRDNSVGEHCGCHDTSQTMQFPV; encoded by the exons ATGGCTTCCACAGGAGAAAAAAGGGTTGTTTTTAAAGATCATGAATCAAATGAAAAGCTGTATGAAGCTCTACTGAAAGAAGACACGAAAGCAGTGTTAAAACTCTGTGCAGATATGGAGGACCATGCGTTGCACATACTGACTATACACAAAGACACAGTACTCCACAAGGCCGCTTACTCGAAACAAGCTGACTTGGTACTCAGTCTTCTCAAAGACTTGCCTTCCTGCCATGACAACAAATTGGGCTGCAAAAACCGTTCTGGAAACACAATCCTCCGCAAGGCAGCTACTCTCGACCATGGAAGCTCGGTGAAGGTAGCGGAAGAGATGATAAAGAAAGGTCAAGAGTTGTTAAGAACGTGCAACGAGCTTGGTGAAACTCCACTCTTTCGAGCAGCTCGCTATGGTAAAACTGAGATTTTCAACTTTCTGGCAGATGAAAGTTTAAACTACGGTGAAAAGGACATGCAACAGTTTGTTCAGAGGAATGACAAGACCACTATTCTTCACATCGCCATCCTTTCTCAGCACTTTG GTTTAGCTTTGGAAATCGCTACACACGAACGGTTCAGATATTTGGTTGGTGAAAGAGACGAAGATGGGATGACCGCTCTTCAGCTTCTCTCATGCAACCCCAAAGCTTTTGAACCGGTGCGCAGACGTGGATTCCTCAAGAGAATTTCCA TCAAAATGTGCTGTAGTTCGGCCGAGAGCAATGACATTTCCAAGGAAAAGTTAAGCCATGAATCAGCGTTAGAGCTTGCCAAATTGTTAGTAAAAGAAGATACCTCATGGGAGATCACTAGTTCTGGAATTGACACGAGTAAACCAAGGCTGCACAAATATGGAAGTACTGATGTTTCAACTACAAATGAGAATGTGGGTAACCCAGAACAGCTGCCCTCTTCTATTTCTTTGCAACAAGTACTGGAACTTGGAGGAATTACGCCATTGTTTCTAGCAACTAAGTCAGGGTGCATAGAGATCGTTAGAGAAATACTTGAAATATACCCTCAGGCAGTTGAGCACATTGATAATGAAGGGCGGACCATATTGCATGTAGCTATCAAGTACCGCCAGTTGGAGGTTTTCAAGCTTGTGATGACAATGGAAGTAGCAATGAGGTGGCTGGTTCGAAGGCTTGACAATGATGGGAACTCCATTCTGCATATGGTTGGAATAAAAAGAGACGATTATGTTTCTGAAAAATTGCGAGGCCCTGCACTCGAATTGCAGGAGGAGCTGCTCTGGTTTGAG CGAGTAAAGTCTGTCACAAAAGCCCATTTCGTTGATCATCGGAACAAGAAGAAGCTTACTGCTGAAGGCTTATTTGCTAAAAACAACACACAGCTCCGGAATGGTGCCAGAGATTGGCTAAAGCACACTGCAGCAGGATGCTCTATTGTGGCAGTTCTCATCGCGACAGTTGCCTTTGCCGCAGCCTACACAATACCAGGAGGTCCTAATCAGAATACTGGTGTTCCAGTGCTTCTCAATCAATCTTTCTTTGTGGTTTTCACAGCAACTGATGTACTCTCACTTACCTGTGCTTTGACCTCAGTGGTTATATTTCTTTCAATCCTCACAGCACCATTTCGATTAGAAGACTTCAAGCATTCGCTTCCTAACAAGCTCATGCTAGGCTtcacatttctttttctctccgtTTCAATGATGATGGTATCATTTTCTGCAACAATCATCCTCATGATACGTAGTAAAGAAAGGTGGACAAAAATTCTCCTCTATTCACTTTCTTTCCTTCCAGTTGGCATCTTTGCACTAGCATATTTCCCTCtttatctttctctttcaaaaaCTTACAAGTACTTGCTCAAGAAAATAATGGAGGCATTTCCTTGCCGTACTATGTCTACGGACACCTATTTCTTCTACAGCAATCGAAAAGCCGAAATTCGTAGTTCCTCCATTCGCCTTCAAGGTGGGAGCAATAATAATTCCTGTCGAGACAACTCAGTGGGAGAACACTGTGGTTGTCATGATACATCACAGACCATGCAATTCCCGGTTTAA
- the LOC142633531 gene encoding uncharacterized protein LOC142633531 isoform X2, whose protein sequence is MEDHALHILTIHKDTVLHKAAYSKQADLVLSLLKDLPSCHDNKLGCKNRSGNTILRKAATLDHGSSVKVAEEMIKKGQELLRTCNELGETPLFRAARYGKTEIFNFLADESLNYGEKDMQQFVQRNDKTTILHIAILSQHFGLALEIATHERFRYLVGERDEDGMTALQLLSCNPKAFEPVRRRGFLKRISSKIKMCCSSAESNDISKEKLSHESALELAKLLVKEDTSWEITSSGIDTSKPRLHKYGSTDVSTTNENVGNPEQLPSSISLQQVLELGGITPLFLATKSGCIEIVREILEIYPQAVEHIDNEGRTILHVAIKYRQLEVFKLVMTMEVAMRWLVRRLDNDGNSILHMVGIKRDDYVSEKLRGPALELQEELLWFERVKSVTKAHFVDHRNKKKLTAEGLFAKNNTQLRNGARDWLKHTAAGCSIVAVLIATVAFAAAYTIPGGPNQNTGVPVLLNQSFFVVFTATDVLSLTCALTSVVIFLSILTAPFRLEDFKHSLPNKLMLGFTFLFLSVSMMMVSFSATIILMIRSKERWTKILLYSLSFLPVGIFALAYFPLYLSLSKTYKYLLKKIMEAFPCRTMSTDTYFFYSNRKAEIRSSSIRLQGGSNNNSCRDNSVGEHCGCHDTSQTMQFPV, encoded by the exons ATGGAGGACCATGCGTTGCACATACTGACTATACACAAAGACACAGTACTCCACAAGGCCGCTTACTCGAAACAAGCTGACTTGGTACTCAGTCTTCTCAAAGACTTGCCTTCCTGCCATGACAACAAATTGGGCTGCAAAAACCGTTCTGGAAACACAATCCTCCGCAAGGCAGCTACTCTCGACCATGGAAGCTCGGTGAAGGTAGCGGAAGAGATGATAAAGAAAGGTCAAGAGTTGTTAAGAACGTGCAACGAGCTTGGTGAAACTCCACTCTTTCGAGCAGCTCGCTATGGTAAAACTGAGATTTTCAACTTTCTGGCAGATGAAAGTTTAAACTACGGTGAAAAGGACATGCAACAGTTTGTTCAGAGGAATGACAAGACCACTATTCTTCACATCGCCATCCTTTCTCAGCACTTTG GTTTAGCTTTGGAAATCGCTACACACGAACGGTTCAGATATTTGGTTGGTGAAAGAGACGAAGATGGGATGACCGCTCTTCAGCTTCTCTCATGCAACCCCAAAGCTTTTGAACCGGTGCGCAGACGTGGATTCCTCAAGAGAATTTCCAGTAAGA TCAAAATGTGCTGTAGTTCGGCCGAGAGCAATGACATTTCCAAGGAAAAGTTAAGCCATGAATCAGCGTTAGAGCTTGCCAAATTGTTAGTAAAAGAAGATACCTCATGGGAGATCACTAGTTCTGGAATTGACACGAGTAAACCAAGGCTGCACAAATATGGAAGTACTGATGTTTCAACTACAAATGAGAATGTGGGTAACCCAGAACAGCTGCCCTCTTCTATTTCTTTGCAACAAGTACTGGAACTTGGAGGAATTACGCCATTGTTTCTAGCAACTAAGTCAGGGTGCATAGAGATCGTTAGAGAAATACTTGAAATATACCCTCAGGCAGTTGAGCACATTGATAATGAAGGGCGGACCATATTGCATGTAGCTATCAAGTACCGCCAGTTGGAGGTTTTCAAGCTTGTGATGACAATGGAAGTAGCAATGAGGTGGCTGGTTCGAAGGCTTGACAATGATGGGAACTCCATTCTGCATATGGTTGGAATAAAAAGAGACGATTATGTTTCTGAAAAATTGCGAGGCCCTGCACTCGAATTGCAGGAGGAGCTGCTCTGGTTTGAG CGAGTAAAGTCTGTCACAAAAGCCCATTTCGTTGATCATCGGAACAAGAAGAAGCTTACTGCTGAAGGCTTATTTGCTAAAAACAACACACAGCTCCGGAATGGTGCCAGAGATTGGCTAAAGCACACTGCAGCAGGATGCTCTATTGTGGCAGTTCTCATCGCGACAGTTGCCTTTGCCGCAGCCTACACAATACCAGGAGGTCCTAATCAGAATACTGGTGTTCCAGTGCTTCTCAATCAATCTTTCTTTGTGGTTTTCACAGCAACTGATGTACTCTCACTTACCTGTGCTTTGACCTCAGTGGTTATATTTCTTTCAATCCTCACAGCACCATTTCGATTAGAAGACTTCAAGCATTCGCTTCCTAACAAGCTCATGCTAGGCTtcacatttctttttctctccgtTTCAATGATGATGGTATCATTTTCTGCAACAATCATCCTCATGATACGTAGTAAAGAAAGGTGGACAAAAATTCTCCTCTATTCACTTTCTTTCCTTCCAGTTGGCATCTTTGCACTAGCATATTTCCCTCtttatctttctctttcaaaaaCTTACAAGTACTTGCTCAAGAAAATAATGGAGGCATTTCCTTGCCGTACTATGTCTACGGACACCTATTTCTTCTACAGCAATCGAAAAGCCGAAATTCGTAGTTCCTCCATTCGCCTTCAAGGTGGGAGCAATAATAATTCCTGTCGAGACAACTCAGTGGGAGAACACTGTGGTTGTCATGATACATCACAGACCATGCAATTCCCGGTTTAA